The proteins below are encoded in one region of Sphingobacterium sp. R2:
- a CDS encoding DUF4350 domain-containing protein produces the protein MKGSVKFGLILLAVVLVLIALIDATSKKPIIWDRTFDAKDKNPFGAYVLRQELKHIIDQKNTTIERPLYEYLDSTKKTDVNLFFYTSYFSMGEAAEDKLLDYVNRGGKAMIVAEDIDNYLLDSLGLEADNFYGFKKGVNIKSQLRVRLMNDNNKIHYGKSELGEVFKKLPKNATILGAITYKEFALPNFVAIQFGKGTIYLHLTPDLFGNYYLLNSASQYAYVAKSLSYLNDKPLAWYDFKANMDQYRTPLRVLLMNDGLRQAWYVLLAGLVLLLVFRSRREQRAVAVVAPEPNLSKEFCETIATLYYENGAPGNMVAKKIDYFLHDLRSRFHVDTLTLRENEFSEELAERSGVFLAETQVLVRLIVRMQDAKEHDLADLKLVNDTIEEFKHKAKMI, from the coding sequence ATGAAGGGATCGGTAAAATTTGGACTGATATTATTGGCTGTTGTTTTAGTGCTCATTGCGCTTATCGATGCCACAAGTAAGAAGCCAATTATCTGGGATCGGACCTTTGATGCAAAAGATAAAAATCCCTTTGGAGCGTATGTATTGCGTCAAGAACTGAAGCATATCATTGATCAAAAGAATACAACGATTGAGCGACCATTGTATGAGTATCTGGATAGCACAAAGAAAACAGACGTTAACCTGTTTTTTTACACCTCCTATTTTTCAATGGGTGAAGCCGCGGAAGATAAATTACTGGATTATGTAAACCGGGGTGGGAAAGCAATGATTGTAGCCGAGGATATTGATAATTACCTATTGGATTCCCTGGGTTTGGAAGCAGATAATTTCTATGGTTTTAAAAAAGGTGTAAATATAAAAAGTCAGTTGCGCGTTCGGCTGATGAATGATAACAATAAAATTCATTACGGCAAATCGGAGCTTGGTGAAGTATTTAAAAAACTTCCAAAAAATGCAACTATTTTAGGTGCGATCACCTATAAAGAATTTGCACTACCTAACTTCGTGGCGATTCAATTTGGCAAAGGAACCATTTATCTGCACCTGACCCCCGATTTATTTGGGAACTATTATTTGCTGAATTCTGCTTCGCAGTATGCTTATGTTGCGAAATCTTTATCTTATTTAAATGATAAACCGCTCGCGTGGTATGATTTTAAAGCAAATATGGATCAGTATCGTACGCCTTTGCGTGTATTGCTGATGAATGATGGTCTTCGGCAAGCTTGGTACGTTTTGTTAGCGGGACTGGTGCTTTTACTCGTTTTTAGAAGTAGACGCGAACAGCGTGCGGTGGCGGTCGTGGCGCCAGAGCCGAATCTCTCGAAAGAATTCTGTGAGACGATAGCTACCTTATATTATGAAAATGGTGCGCCAGGAAACATGGTAGCCAAAAAAATAGATTACTTTCTTCACGACCTTCGGAGTCGTTTTCATGTGGACACACTAACCTTGCGGGAAAATGAGTTCAGTGAAGAATTGGCTGAACGGTCTGGCGTTTTTCTTGCGGAGACACAGGTTTTGGTCAGGTTGATTGTTCGTATGCAGGATGCGAAAGAGCATGACCTGGCTGATCTTAAATTGGTTAATGATACTATAGAAGAGTTTAAACATAAAGCAAAAATGATATGA
- a CDS encoding AAA family ATPase — translation MSDFDKYISFENRIDVSVLSDKMAQVKAEVKKVIVGQDQLIDMLLISILASGHSLIEGLPGVAKTLSAKLVAKTINSEFKRIQFTPDLMPSDVTGSSILDLKSNEFVFRKGPIFANIVLIDEINRAPAKTQAALFESMAEQQASVDGTTYRLPAPFVVFATQNPIEHEGTYRLPEAQLDRFLFKINVDYPELEQELEILKEHHAQKALNKENQVQAVVSAAEILGFQKLIKSIFVHEELLTYIAQVIIKTRTNPSLTLGASPRASIALLESAKASAAVSGRDFVTPEDIRRVASAVLGHRVMLTPEREMEGFTTAYVIDQIINSVEIPR, via the coding sequence ATGAGTGATTTCGATAAATATATATCTTTTGAAAACCGAATTGATGTATCGGTTTTGTCTGATAAAATGGCTCAGGTAAAGGCAGAAGTTAAAAAAGTAATCGTTGGGCAGGATCAATTGATCGATATGCTCTTGATTTCCATCTTAGCGTCGGGACATTCCCTGATTGAAGGATTGCCAGGGGTTGCAAAAACATTATCTGCAAAATTGGTCGCCAAAACCATCAATAGCGAATTCAAACGTATTCAATTTACACCAGATCTAATGCCTTCGGATGTAACGGGATCCTCGATATTGGATCTGAAAAGCAATGAATTTGTGTTTCGCAAGGGCCCCATTTTTGCAAACATCGTGTTAATCGATGAAATTAACCGGGCTCCGGCAAAAACGCAGGCCGCGCTTTTTGAAAGCATGGCCGAGCAGCAGGCATCAGTTGATGGAACTACTTATCGATTACCCGCTCCATTTGTTGTTTTTGCGACGCAAAATCCGATCGAACACGAAGGAACTTATCGCCTGCCAGAAGCTCAGCTCGATCGTTTCTTGTTTAAGATCAATGTGGATTATCCTGAACTTGAACAGGAACTGGAAATATTAAAGGAGCATCATGCTCAAAAGGCACTCAATAAAGAGAATCAGGTTCAGGCAGTAGTTTCCGCAGCTGAAATTTTGGGGTTCCAAAAATTGATCAAGTCTATTTTTGTTCATGAGGAGTTGTTAACTTACATTGCTCAAGTTATTATAAAGACAAGAACGAATCCAAGTTTGACCCTCGGAGCGTCTCCTAGAGCTTCTATTGCTTTACTGGAATCAGCCAAAGCTTCAGCAGCAGTCAGCGGTAGAGATTTTGTTACTCCTGAGGATATTAGGAGGGTAGCATCGGCCGTGTTAGGACATCGGGTTATGTTGACGCCAGAAAGAGAAATGGAAGGGTTTACTACCGCCTATGTCATCGACCAAATCATTAATTCTGTTGAAATTCCAAGATAA
- a CDS encoding DUF58 domain-containing protein codes for MKKLSQLFLTNQFFYSLLSIATLFTWSFFVKGLLVVAWIVFWIWLAILVFDFIVLFSGKGKIEITRVYPEKLSNGDENPMRLIVRSFYPFSTKVEILEEFPVQLQIRDKDFMNHLPRFQQSEISFSLRPTQRGIYTFGRCMALVMRLGFFKRRFVTNQEQEIPCYPSYIQLRKYQLLATSNRLNELGIKRIRRIGSAMEFDHVRDYVQGDDYRHMNWKASAKVKKLMVNQYEEERSQPIYSFIDLGRAMRMPFNGLSLLDYAINASLVLSNATILKQDRAGLLTFSKDINAFIPAEKRNNQMLKISESLYQVSTKFEESEFGKLYSYANAHINKRSLVFLYTNFETLDSLKRQINYLTMLNRSHIIVVVVFKNVEVEDLAKSVPRKTIDIYNQIIAEKFIYEKQLIVQELIRHGFQTIYTAPENLTINSINKYLEIKARGLI; via the coding sequence ATGAAGAAATTAAGTCAGCTCTTTCTAACAAATCAATTTTTCTACTCGCTATTAAGTATAGCAACCCTCTTTACATGGTCTTTTTTTGTTAAGGGGTTGTTGGTTGTAGCATGGATTGTTTTTTGGATATGGCTGGCGATTTTGGTCTTTGATTTTATAGTCTTATTTTCTGGAAAGGGGAAAATAGAAATCACTAGGGTATATCCTGAAAAGCTCTCCAACGGAGATGAGAACCCAATGAGACTGATTGTGCGTTCTTTTTATCCATTTAGTACGAAAGTGGAGATTTTGGAGGAGTTTCCTGTTCAGCTTCAAATTCGCGATAAGGACTTTATGAACCATCTACCGCGCTTTCAGCAATCGGAGATATCATTTTCGCTACGGCCGACCCAGCGGGGGATCTATACCTTTGGACGTTGTATGGCACTCGTGATGCGTCTTGGATTTTTCAAAAGAAGGTTTGTTACTAATCAAGAACAGGAAATACCTTGTTACCCATCTTATATACAATTAAGGAAATATCAGCTTTTGGCAACAAGTAATAGACTGAATGAACTCGGGATAAAACGTATTCGACGGATTGGTTCGGCCATGGAATTTGATCATGTTCGCGATTATGTTCAGGGCGATGACTACCGTCACATGAATTGGAAAGCATCTGCGAAAGTAAAAAAGTTGATGGTCAACCAATATGAGGAAGAGAGGTCGCAGCCAATCTATTCCTTTATCGATTTAGGGAGGGCGATGCGTATGCCTTTCAACGGCCTGAGCTTATTAGATTACGCTATCAATGCTTCGTTGGTTCTTTCAAATGCAACGATATTAAAGCAGGATCGTGCTGGCTTATTAACCTTTTCAAAGGATATCAATGCATTTATACCTGCTGAGAAAAGAAATAATCAGATGCTTAAAATTTCAGAGTCACTCTACCAGGTATCGACTAAATTTGAAGAATCGGAATTTGGAAAACTGTATAGTTATGCCAATGCGCATATCAACAAGCGTTCACTAGTTTTTCTTTACACCAATTTTGAGACCTTAGATTCCCTTAAACGTCAGATAAATTACCTGACTATGCTGAATAGAAGTCATATAATTGTAGTCGTCGTATTTAAAAATGTGGAGGTTGAGGATCTAGCTAAAAGTGTACCCAGAAAGACGATAGATATCTATAATCAAATCATTGCTGAGAAGTTTATCTATGAGAAGCAGCTTATTGTACAGGAGCTTATCCGTCATGGATTTCAGACTATTTATACTGCGCCGGAAAATTTAACCATCAATTCCATCAATAAATACCTTGAAATTAAGGCACGAGGCCTTATTTAA
- a CDS encoding translation initiation factor, whose protein sequence is MSKNKKQSYEGVVYSTDDNFNYQLSDFFQEQDTLPTNQQNLKVQLDRKMRKGKVVTLITGFVGKTEDLEILGKLLKQKCGVGGTVKDGEIIIQGEFKQKIYELLLKEGYRVKLVGG, encoded by the coding sequence ATGAGTAAAAATAAAAAACAGTCTTATGAAGGGGTTGTCTATTCTACAGATGATAACTTCAATTATCAATTATCTGATTTTTTTCAGGAACAGGATACTTTACCAACGAATCAGCAAAACTTGAAAGTACAGCTTGATCGTAAAATGCGAAAAGGGAAAGTTGTTACGTTGATTACAGGTTTTGTAGGAAAAACCGAAGATCTGGAAATTTTAGGTAAATTGTTGAAACAGAAGTGTGGAGTGGGTGGAACTGTAAAGGATGGCGAGATCATCATACAGGGAGAGTTTAAACAAAAGATTTACGAGTTGTTACTTAAAGAGGGGTATCGCGTAAAATTGGTGGGTGGTTAA
- a CDS encoding MotA/TolQ/ExbB proton channel family protein, translated as MANAPKTAAKQESNNGGSFFAQAAIIICFIVGFCVWKFVMGNPTNFVDNNPENAPNPGNYLGMVYHAGAIVPVLLGLFLMVWVFSVERFIVINKASGTGNVGNFVRKIQTLINGGNIDSAIAECDKQKGSVANVVKAGLLKYKSVSVDPEVNTEKAAIAIQKEIEETTALEMPMLEKNLNVIATLVSIGTLCGLLGTVTGMIKAFSALATGGAPDSAKLANGISEALINTATGIATSTFAIVLYNIFTAKIDKLTYSIDEAGFSIVQTYAANHK; from the coding sequence ATGGCAAACGCACCTAAAACTGCTGCAAAACAAGAGAGCAACAACGGAGGATCTTTCTTTGCTCAAGCTGCAATCATCATCTGTTTCATCGTGGGTTTCTGTGTATGGAAATTTGTGATGGGTAATCCAACTAACTTCGTTGATAACAATCCGGAAAATGCTCCTAATCCAGGTAACTATTTAGGAATGGTTTACCATGCTGGGGCTATCGTACCTGTTTTGCTTGGTTTATTCTTAATGGTATGGGTTTTCTCGGTAGAACGTTTTATCGTTATCAACAAAGCTTCTGGTACTGGAAACGTTGGAAACTTTGTCCGTAAAATCCAAACGTTGATTAATGGTGGAAACATCGATTCAGCGATTGCTGAATGTGACAAACAAAAAGGTTCAGTAGCAAACGTTGTGAAAGCTGGTTTATTGAAGTACAAATCAGTATCTGTAGATCCTGAAGTGAACACTGAAAAAGCGGCTATTGCAATTCAAAAAGAAATCGAAGAAACAACTGCATTGGAAATGCCTATGTTAGAGAAAAACTTAAACGTTATCGCTACATTAGTTTCTATCGGTACATTATGTGGTCTATTGGGTACAGTAACAGGTATGATCAAAGCCTTCTCGGCATTGGCAACAGGTGGTGCTCCAGATTCAGCTAAATTGGCGAACGGTATCTCTGAGGCCTTGATCAATACAGCAACTGGTATCGCGACATCAACATTCGCTATCGTATTGTATAACATCTTTACTGCAAAAATCGATAAATTAACTTACTCTATCGACGAAGCTGGTTTCTCAATCGTACAAACATACGCTGCAAACCACAAATAA
- a CDS encoding Dabb family protein, which translates to MKRRNFLLAPMVLMTAPTWAHPVRASQDIQTNTIVHVVNFWLKKDISEKDKMNFTQFFEELRKIDVIKTLHYGVPAQTNPRPVVDNSFDYTLIVTFKDLKDITNYETHPIHLKAIEKYQHLWTKVMVKDTSIIK; encoded by the coding sequence ATGAAAAGACGCAATTTTCTTCTGGCACCTATGGTGCTTATGACTGCCCCAACATGGGCCCATCCAGTTCGCGCGAGCCAAGATATTCAGACCAATACCATCGTCCACGTGGTTAATTTCTGGCTTAAGAAAGATATCAGTGAAAAGGATAAAATGAATTTTACCCAGTTTTTTGAGGAACTTCGGAAAATCGACGTCATCAAAACACTTCATTATGGCGTACCTGCTCAAACAAACCCGAGACCTGTCGTAGACAATAGTTTTGACTACACGTTGATTGTTACATTTAAAGATCTTAAAGATATAACAAACTATGAGACACATCCAATCCATTTAAAAGCAATTGAAAAATACCAGCATCTCTGGACGAAAGTTATGGTCAAAGACACCTCGATCATTAAATAA
- the metK gene encoding methionine adenosyltransferase has protein sequence MAYLFTSESVSEGHPDKIADQISDALIDNFLAWDEDSRVAIETLVTTGQVVLAGEVKSNIYLDVQKIARSVIQKIGYTKSEYMFEANSCGVLSAIHEQSADINQGVDRKTRQEQGAGDQGIMFGYANNETENFMPLALDLSHRLLYELAELRRENNEIKYLRPDAKSQVTLEYSDDHKPKRIDAIVISTQHDDFDTEQAMLDKITHDIKTILIPRVKAQLKPELQLLFNDEIKFHINPTGKFVIGGPHGDTGLTGRKIIVDTYGGRGAHGGGAFSGKDPSKVDRSAAYATRHIAKNLVAAGVADEILVQISYAIGVKDPMGIYVNTYGTSKVNLTDGQIAEKITHLFDMTPYGIETRLGLRNPIYSETAAYGHMGRTPKKVIKEFESSTGEKKQVEVELFTWEKLDYIEKVKAEFGL, from the coding sequence ATGGCTTATTTATTTACGTCGGAATCTGTTTCTGAAGGACATCCAGACAAAATTGCGGATCAAATTTCAGATGCATTAATAGACAATTTTTTAGCATGGGACGAGGATTCTCGTGTCGCTATTGAAACGTTGGTAACAACAGGACAAGTAGTCCTCGCCGGGGAAGTTAAATCAAACATATACCTCGATGTTCAGAAGATCGCACGTTCGGTAATTCAAAAGATTGGCTATACCAAATCTGAATATATGTTTGAAGCGAATTCCTGTGGCGTATTATCGGCGATCCACGAACAATCTGCAGACATTAATCAAGGTGTAGACCGTAAAACAAGGCAGGAGCAAGGGGCGGGTGACCAAGGGATTATGTTTGGTTATGCGAATAACGAAACAGAAAATTTTATGCCTCTGGCATTAGACCTATCTCATCGCTTACTTTATGAATTGGCCGAGCTACGTCGCGAAAATAACGAAATTAAGTATTTGCGCCCGGACGCAAAATCTCAGGTTACCCTTGAGTATAGCGATGATCACAAACCCAAAAGGATTGACGCCATTGTCATCTCAACGCAACATGATGACTTTGATACCGAACAAGCGATGTTGGACAAAATTACACACGACATCAAAACTATTTTGATTCCTCGTGTTAAAGCACAATTAAAGCCAGAACTTCAATTGTTATTTAACGATGAAATTAAGTTTCATATCAATCCTACTGGAAAATTTGTAATCGGCGGGCCTCATGGAGACACCGGTCTTACGGGCCGAAAAATAATTGTGGACACCTACGGCGGTAGAGGTGCACATGGTGGCGGTGCTTTCTCTGGAAAAGATCCGTCTAAAGTGGACCGGTCTGCGGCGTATGCGACACGCCATATTGCCAAAAACTTAGTGGCAGCAGGTGTAGCCGATGAAATTCTTGTACAAATTTCTTATGCGATTGGTGTAAAAGATCCGATGGGAATCTATGTAAACACGTATGGAACGAGCAAAGTAAATTTAACCGATGGTCAAATTGCTGAAAAAATTACCCATTTATTTGACATGACTCCATACGGAATTGAAACGCGTTTGGGACTGAGGAACCCCATTTACTCGGAAACAGCAGCTTATGGACACATGGGAAGAACACCAAAAAAAGTAATAAAAGAATTTGAAAGCTCAACTGGCGAGAAAAAGCAGGTTGAAGTTGAACTATTTACTTGGGAAAAACTGGATTATATCGAGAAGGTAAAAGCAGAATTTGGTCTATAA
- a CDS encoding DUF4129 domain-containing protein, which translates to MTFACDPKPETVDSDSKSADSLYVQRDSTLVTDDSVAIDSIILKAPNGQQEKDKIDLWDPTLFDSIPKYTKERSFKMDPYQDIIKRYETDDFVYSENIKDRVGVLQRILARLADWIGSIMPDNPYKFREEFGYVFAFLAVIALAFILYKVLYNRKQYFIKHSEEESELDVLAYVERNLMNSNLEPYIQEAIAQRNYALGIRYLQLLNIQKLAQSDHIKWKLSKTNAEFAEEIQNEELRRGFAECTRIFDYVWFGQFELTEDNFAQYQQLFTQYQNQIK; encoded by the coding sequence AGCAAAAGTGCGGATTCGCTCTATGTACAAAGAGATTCTACCTTAGTGACAGACGATTCTGTCGCTATTGACTCGATAATTTTAAAAGCACCAAATGGCCAGCAGGAAAAAGATAAAATTGACCTGTGGGATCCCACATTATTTGATTCAATCCCAAAATATACCAAAGAACGTTCATTTAAAATGGATCCTTATCAGGATATCATCAAAAGATACGAGACGGATGATTTTGTTTATTCAGAAAATATTAAAGATCGCGTAGGCGTATTACAGCGCATCCTTGCGCGGCTCGCGGATTGGATTGGAAGTATCATGCCAGATAATCCCTATAAATTTCGGGAAGAGTTCGGTTATGTATTTGCTTTTTTAGCTGTTATTGCATTGGCGTTTATCCTTTATAAAGTGCTCTACAACAGAAAACAATATTTTATTAAACATAGTGAAGAGGAGAGTGAACTTGACGTTTTAGCGTATGTAGAGCGAAATCTGATGAATAGCAACCTAGAACCTTATATTCAGGAGGCTATTGCCCAAAGGAATTATGCGTTGGGGATCCGATACTTACAGCTATTGAATATCCAGAAACTAGCGCAATCAGATCATATAAAATGGAAGCTGAGCAAAACAAATGCTGAATTTGCAGAAGAGATTCAAAACGAGGAGCTCCGTCGTGGATTTGCTGAATGTACAAGAATATTTGATTATGTCTGGTTTGGTCAATTTGAATTAACAGAGGACAATTTTGCCCAATACCAGCAATTGTTTACCCAATATCAAAATCAAATTAAATGA
- a CDS encoding diacylglycerol kinase family protein, which yields MSERKQILFVINPISGGKHKTSFKKQVLDVLDLQKFDPTFQQTARPNHAYEIGLKAIEEGYDAVIAVGGDGTINELGSALVGSGIPLGIIPEGSGNGLALYLGVPMNEAAAIRRINRFESIEVDCGVINERRFFNIAGLGFDASVSENFANENIRGPLGYMKSVFNVLSKYQPAHYKLTIDGKVYERQAFMISVANSPQYGNNAYIAPQASVNDGILDVCIVHKFPLYILPKMIFHLFNKSADQSSYVEIIPGKNIQIEVDKISPVHVDGEPIELGDKLDISIMPKALKIIC from the coding sequence ATGTCAGAACGTAAACAAATATTGTTTGTTATTAATCCGATTTCAGGAGGAAAGCACAAGACATCCTTTAAAAAGCAGGTGTTGGATGTGCTTGATCTACAAAAATTTGATCCTACTTTTCAACAGACTGCGAGACCTAATCATGCCTATGAAATTGGTTTGAAAGCAATCGAAGAGGGTTACGATGCGGTTATAGCAGTGGGAGGCGATGGAACAATCAATGAATTGGGGTCAGCTTTGGTTGGGTCTGGAATTCCATTGGGGATTATTCCTGAGGGTTCTGGCAACGGTTTGGCGCTTTACTTGGGGGTACCTATGAATGAAGCTGCTGCTATCCGCCGGATTAATCGTTTTGAATCAATTGAGGTGGACTGTGGTGTTATCAATGAAAGGAGATTTTTTAATATTGCTGGTTTAGGGTTCGATGCGTCCGTGAGCGAAAATTTTGCTAATGAAAATATTCGTGGACCGTTGGGATACATGAAATCAGTGTTTAATGTGCTCAGTAAATATCAACCTGCACATTACAAATTGACCATCGATGGAAAAGTGTATGAAAGACAGGCTTTTATGATCAGTGTAGCGAATTCTCCCCAATATGGAAATAACGCTTATATTGCGCCTCAAGCTTCAGTCAATGATGGTATATTAGATGTCTGTATTGTGCACAAATTTCCACTCTATATTTTGCCAAAGATGATTTTTCATCTGTTTAACAAGTCGGCAGATCAATCCAGTTATGTAGAGATTATTCCCGGGAAGAATATACAGATTGAGGTGGATAAGATTTCGCCGGTACACGTCGATGGGGAACCCATCGAATTGGGAGATAAACTGGATATTTCCATTATGCCAAAAGCCTTAAAAATAATTTGCTAA